The genomic stretch TCATCAGCACCAGCCCGCCCATCACCAGCAGCACCAGCGGCTCGACCAGCGCCACCAGCGTCGCGACCAGCGCGTCCAGTTCGCGCTCCAGTTCGGTCGCCGCCCGACCCAACGCGGGGGCCAGCCGTCCGCTGCTTTCGCCCGAGGCGACGATCGCGACCAGCATCGTGGGGAACACCCCTGCCTCCTGCATCGCCGCGCGCAGCGAGATGCCCTCGCGCACCCGCTGCGCCACGCCGACCGCCTTTTCGCGCACCCAGCGGTTCGGCGTCACCGCCGCCGCCGCGTGGAGCGCATCGACCAGCGGCACTGCGCTCCCCACCAGCGTCGCGAGGCTCCCGGCGAAGCGCGCCGCGCTCAACTGGCGGCTGAAGCGGCGGAACGGGCGGCGTTCGCTGAACATGCGGTCCATCCGCAGCCGGTTCGCGGGCACCCGCACCCAGCGGCCCCACAGCATGAACCCCACCGCCACGCCCAGGATCAGATACAGCCCGAAATTCTGGAGGAACCAGCTCACCCCGATCAGCAGCCGGGTCAGCAGCGGCAAATCGGCCCCGCGCGACACGAACACGCGGACGATGTCGGGCACGACATAGACCATCAGCAGCGCCATCATCCCGAACGAGACGACCGCAAGCAGCGCCGGATAGAGCAACGCCAGTTGCAGCTTCTGCCCGTTCGCCTGCCGGTTCTCGACGAACTCGGCGAGGTGGTTGAGCACGTCGGGCAGCTTGCCCGAAGCCTCTCCCGCAGACACCGATGCCCGGTAAAACTCCGGGAAGGCCTTGGGATGCGCCGCCAGCGCGGTGGCAAAGCTGCGCCCGTCGAGGATCGCGCCGCGCACGTCGAGCAGCAGCGAACTGACCTTGGGTTGTTCGGATTGCGTCGCGACCAGCCGCAGCGATTCCTCGATCGCGATGTCCGATCCGACCAAAGTCGCGATCTGGCGGGTGATCGTCGCCAGCGCCTTGGGCGAGATCGTGTCGCGGTTGAGACGCGGCAGGCGGATGCCGCCCAGCACCGCCCCCGCGCCCGCCGGCTCGACCGACAGCGGCAGCAGCGCCCGTTCGCGGAGCAATGCGCGGGCGGCGGCGGGGCTCGACGCCTCGATCACGCCGCGCTTTGCCGCACCGCTGCGGTCGGCCGCGCGATAGGCATAGGCAGTCATGGGCGGCCTCCCGCCGGGTCAGAGCGCGACATGGAGCACCTTGCGTTTGCGCGCATCGACATCGGGGGCAAAGGTCACCTGCGCCCCCTCCACCGCTAGCAGCCGCATATAGCGCCGCGACCGGCTGACCACGCGCGCCGCCCGCGTCTCGGGATCGACATAGGCCAGCGCATAGCGTTGCCCCAGCCACCCGCCGCGCTTGATCGGGATCAGATAGCCGTCGCCATATTCCAGCGGCGAGGGGTCGAACCGCCCCCGGATCGCCCGCCCGCCAAGCTGGACACTGCACACCAGCGTCCCGCCCGGCCCGACCCGGTTGCAGTCATAGAAGGTCAGCGCCACCGCCTCAGGCCTCGTCGCGGACGACACGGGCGACTTCCTCGACGGTGGTCACACCGCTGCGCACCTTCTCCACGCCATCGTCGAGCAGGCTGGGATTGTCGATCCGCGCGTGCGCCTCCAACTCGGCTTCGGAGGCGCCGTCATGGATCAGCTTCTGGAACTTGTCGTCCACCGCCACGACTTCGTACAGCCCGGCACGCCCG from Sphingomonas hengshuiensis encodes the following:
- a CDS encoding type II secretion system F family protein — encoded protein: MTAYAYRAADRSGAAKRGVIEASSPAAARALLRERALLPLSVEPAGAGAVLGGIRLPRLNRDTISPKALATITRQIATLVGSDIAIEESLRLVATQSEQPKVSSLLLDVRGAILDGRSFATALAAHPKAFPEFYRASVSAGEASGKLPDVLNHLAEFVENRQANGQKLQLALLYPALLAVVSFGMMALLMVYVVPDIVRVFVSRGADLPLLTRLLIGVSWFLQNFGLYLILGVAVGFMLWGRWVRVPANRLRMDRMFSERRPFRRFSRQLSAARFAGSLATLVGSAVPLVDALHAAAAVTPNRWVREKAVGVAQRVREGISLRAAMQEAGVFPTMLVAIVASGESSGRLAPALGRAATELERELDALVATLVALVEPLVLLVMGGLVLMMVLAILLPIINLNNLVTI